CTCAGGCTCATCGCCCTCAACGATATCACCGCGATCTATGGCCTTTTGGTCGACGCTTTGGGTATCGATATCGCTCCCCTGATCATCCTGGCCATCAACAAATTCTGTTACGCCTGGACTATTGCCATTACTCTTGAAACTCATGATTCTGCCCTCCTGTATGGTGGTGGTTAAACCGGGACATCGAGGTCTGCCCCGACCTTTTTCATTTCCTGAAGCTTAAAAGCCATCAGCTTACGTACCTTGGCCATCAAGCCATCGTCCGCCTTGATCTCCTTGGCCCTGAGCAAGGTCCGTAAGGCATCCTCGACTTCCCAATCCTCATTGGGCCTTGACACTCCAAGTGTGTTCTTTTTCGCCTTAGCCATTCTGTTTGCCCTTGATGTTATTGGTTACTGGTTGTGCTCCATCGTTTTCTGGTGTCTCTATCCCTCTCTCCATGCCGACTTCAGGGTTAGCCGGCGTCAATGGGTTGCTATGAGAAATTGGGGCAGCCCCAGGCATGGCGGATGCCATGTCGGAATCCTGGGGTGCCCCCTGTTCGCCGGGAGAAGGAGGGGGGAACCCGGCGGAACTCTGTGGTGCCGCGATAATCGGCGGCTGATCTTGATCTTCGAACCCGGCTGACTTGAGCAATTGATCGGCTACCGGTGCGGTCTGCGGTGTCGTGGCAATGACCATGGCTGACTGCATGGCGGAATACTGGGCCTCGACACTCTTGGCCACGGCCTCAACCTTGGTCTTGAGGGCCTGGGCTTCGAGAAGGGCCTGCTTCGCCTCGGTGAGCGGGTCGCCCTGATTGGCAGCCGCCTCATCCATGGCCTTGATGATCTCGTTCTTCTTCGACAGTGAAGACTGGGCCAGGATGAACTTGTCGGGGATGGCGATCCCCTTGTCACGCATCTCAACGGCCTGCATGAACTGGTTATCCTGGAACGTCGCTTGAGTCGGAACATCGGTGACCACAACATCGTAGGTACCAACGGTCAGATCGTTGAGCACCGTACCGGTGGTTTGGTCCGGCTGATTGACGTCCAGGGCGTAGTGAGTCACCTGGGACGGATCGGAGTCGTCAGTGATGACAATGGTCCTGGGCTCGGTGTAGTAGTCCTGGATCAACTCAATGAGCTTCTCCGCCACCAGATGACGGGTCCGGGCCAGATTGTCCATTGGTCCGCCAAGCTGGGATTGCCCCTGATACTGCTTG
The window above is part of the Desulfobulbaceae bacterium genome. Proteins encoded here:
- a CDS encoding DUF2604 domain-containing protein, coding for MAKAKKNTLGVSRPNEDWEVEDALRTLLRAKEIKADDGLMAKVRKLMAFKLQEMKKVGADLDVPV